A part of Limihaloglobus sulfuriphilus genomic DNA contains:
- a CDS encoding RHS repeat domain-containing protein, giving the protein MDVDDGSGGTETLTTWFVYDMMGNVITECEQTDTGSIGWTREYVYSDGSRAVYMRRPHVLGPIADWNGYVSFISSGIEDFAAAWLCDSSCEPAVLTAWDLNDDGYIDLTDFGMEVASFSGAWQSESRLLATDYRGSVIGIVTADQTAIEPIHYDAWGNSVINTGTDLDGLSILWNGYYHDYETGNYYLKNRYYSPVERRFITDDPHGVNPDGNWNNQFNILKQYVDGFGLDVYANHDPVNGFDPWGLLDGNEYLKCTDKCDEKLKSYPLKTAIDACHTCCMLFAFNSKVATSEEAGAFCVQSSMQCHKPFKKTRWKWWYKLIGWLTGK; this is encoded by the coding sequence GTGGACGTTGATGACGGCTCCGGCGGCACAGAAACCTTGACTACGTGGTTTGTGTATGATATGATGGGCAACGTGATAACAGAATGTGAACAGACAGATACCGGCAGTATTGGCTGGACTCGTGAGTACGTTTACTCTGACGGCTCGCGGGCGGTTTATATGCGCAGGCCGCATGTGCTGGGGCCGATTGCCGACTGGAACGGGTATGTCTCGTTTATCAGCAGCGGTATCGAGGATTTCGCCGCGGCCTGGCTGTGTGATTCGAGTTGTGAGCCGGCCGTTCTAACGGCGTGGGATCTCAACGATGACGGCTATATCGACCTGACAGATTTCGGCATGGAGGTTGCAAGTTTCAGCGGTGCATGGCAAAGCGAAAGCCGCCTGCTCGCAACCGACTACCGCGGCAGCGTCATCGGCATTGTAACCGCCGACCAGACAGCGATAGAGCCGATCCACTATGACGCCTGGGGAAATTCAGTAATCAACACAGGCACTGACCTCGACGGGCTTAGTATTCTCTGGAACGGATACTACCACGACTATGAGACGGGGAACTACTACCTCAAGAACAGATACTATTCTCCAGTTGAAAGAAGGTTCATAACAGATGACCCGCATGGTGTTAATCCAGATGGAAATTGGAACAATCAATTTAACATCCTAAAACAATACGTGGATGGCTTTGGTTTAGACGTTTACGCTAATCATGACCCTGTAAATGGTTTTGACCCGTGGGGATTGCTTGATGGCAATGAATATCTTAAGTGTACAGATAAATGTGACGAAAAGCTCAAATCATACCCACTTAAAACAGCAATTGATGCTTGTCATACGTGTTGCATGTTGTTTGCTTTTAATAGTAAAGTTGCTACATCAGAAGAAGCTGGGGCTTTCTGTGTGCAAAGCTCTATGCAGTGTCACAAACCTTTCAAGAAGACTAGATGGAAATGGTGGTATAAACTGATAGGATGGCTAACTGGAAAATGA
- a CDS encoding IS3 family transposase: MNSNFEIVNYAGGLILKAVVIAAGFSGRIRKKSLKRLARMNVDEKDKEILFLRNKVEQLQMQNSILLKANSKEPQGKRYSLREKLYVIFYMENYQIARNKISKHLGVAKSTYYRWLKRIEEKSKNHVPANKTPDDVVSLVWEIARANTGWGRHRIANQLKLLGIFLAASTSRNILNRPEPKNRPKMSSKKKIDKPEARQIPAWYPNHVWSIDTTVVRKWGLFAVHVCVIIDHFSRKVVAAAPLEGPNAGWVINIMDEAIDKYGSPKHLISDQGSVFISEAFAECLRHYNIKHRLGAIGKHGSIAVTERVNRTLKSEWLNRVPIIRGIDHLQELCDKFQLWYNTWRPHMSLDGKRPDDVFFGNLPEAPARDAKTVPANIERRYFSQTRVTGYRLKSAG, encoded by the coding sequence ATGAATTCTAATTTTGAGATTGTCAACTATGCTGGTGGTTTGATATTAAAAGCGGTTGTGATTGCTGCCGGCTTTTCGGGGCGTATTCGCAAGAAAAGCCTTAAAAGGCTTGCCCGGATGAATGTTGATGAAAAGGATAAGGAGATTTTGTTTCTGCGTAATAAGGTTGAACAGCTTCAAATGCAGAACTCTATTCTGCTGAAAGCTAATTCTAAAGAACCACAAGGCAAACGATATTCTCTGCGTGAGAAATTGTATGTTATTTTCTACATGGAGAATTACCAGATAGCGAGAAATAAAATATCGAAGCATCTTGGAGTTGCCAAATCAACTTATTATCGCTGGCTTAAACGAATTGAAGAGAAAAGCAAGAATCATGTGCCGGCGAACAAGACACCTGATGATGTTGTTTCCCTTGTCTGGGAGATTGCAAGAGCTAATACTGGCTGGGGACGGCATAGAATTGCCAACCAACTTAAATTGCTTGGGATATTCCTGGCGGCTTCAACTTCTCGCAATATACTCAACAGGCCGGAACCGAAGAACCGGCCAAAGATGTCTTCAAAGAAGAAGATAGATAAGCCAGAGGCTCGGCAGATACCGGCATGGTATCCAAACCATGTCTGGTCAATAGATACTACCGTGGTTCGCAAGTGGGGACTGTTCGCCGTGCATGTATGTGTTATCATTGATCACTTCTCCCGTAAGGTTGTCGCTGCTGCCCCATTGGAGGGGCCCAATGCAGGTTGGGTTATCAATATCATGGACGAGGCGATTGATAAATATGGTTCGCCAAAGCATCTCATATCTGATCAGGGAAGTGTATTTATATCTGAGGCGTTCGCTGAATGTCTGCGGCACTATAATATTAAGCATAGGCTTGGTGCCATAGGTAAGCACGGTTCAATTGCGGTAACTGAAAGAGTTAATAGAACACTAAAATCAGAATGGCTCAATCGGGTTCCGATCATAAGAGGGATTGATCATTTACAAGAGCTTTGTGATAAATTCCAGCTTTGGTACAATACCTGGCGGCCGCATATGTCATTAGACGGCAAGCGTCCGGATGATGTATTCTTCGGCAACTTGCCTGAAGCACCGGCACGTGATGCCAAGACGGTTCCGGCAAATATTGAAAGACGATATTTCAGCCAGACCCGAGTAACAGGCTACCGTTTGAAATCCGCCGGTTAA
- a CDS encoding tetratricopeptide repeat protein, with protein MLKFPGGNNKHKAQELVYEAMDCIYHDEDKALGLCRKALKLYPNCIDALVMIAEVECQTIAAYANAMEKAVEAGRSELGAKCFKEDKGYFWGLLETRPFMRAMMQLATSYKLMGKRYLSKAIAIFEEMLELNPNDNQGVRDILVDCYLADKSYDKAGKLIKQYEENSLAVFNWARVLLAYATEGKEAADKEFKSAKKQNEYVARYLSGKKRVPKEEPQYYSPGDVSEAIYCCRVLKEAWKSHPEAKLWLKSKC; from the coding sequence ATGCTGAAATTTCCCGGAGGAAATAATAAACATAAGGCTCAAGAGCTTGTATATGAAGCAATGGATTGCATTTACCATGATGAGGACAAAGCATTGGGACTATGTCGTAAAGCCTTGAAACTTTACCCGAACTGTATTGATGCCCTTGTTATGATAGCAGAGGTTGAATGTCAGACCATTGCCGCATATGCAAATGCCATGGAAAAGGCTGTAGAAGCCGGTCGCAGTGAACTTGGGGCTAAATGCTTCAAAGAAGACAAGGGATATTTCTGGGGACTGTTGGAGACACGTCCGTTTATGCGTGCAATGATGCAGCTCGCAACAAGTTACAAGCTTATGGGTAAACGATATTTAAGTAAGGCCATTGCCATTTTTGAAGAGATGCTTGAACTGAACCCCAATGATAATCAAGGAGTCAGAGACATATTGGTCGATTGCTATCTTGCAGATAAATCGTACGATAAAGCCGGCAAACTTATCAAGCAATACGAAGAAAATTCATTAGCAGTATTCAACTGGGCACGGGTTCTTTTAGCTTATGCAACAGAAGGAAAAGAAGCTGCTGATAAAGAATTCAAATCTGCAAAGAAACAAAATGAATACGTAGCCAGATATTTAAGCGGCAAAAAACGGGTTCCCAAGGAAGAACCTCAATATTACTCTCCCGGCGATGTATCTGAGGCCATCTATTGTTGCAGGGTTTTGAAAGAGGCGTGGAAAAGTCACCCTGAAGCTAAACTCTGGTTAAAATCAAAATGTTAG
- a CDS encoding IS1634 family transposase yields the protein MFLAFEGCFDSGFGFGTDLPYCIGEFLCDNLGMYLKKHRRKKNGKCNTYYSIAEKRKVSGNRHVEKVVLYLGEISDSQKKAWQRSIEIINEDNKPVHKTLFAFDQDNQSCHDVDTIPVNISKMRLERPRRFGDCWLASEMWDQLGFDRFWSERIDTDRSPVAFSKVLKLLTVSRLIKPSAEYFVHQHWFSQSAMDAILDCDFEIAEKNRLYRCLDRILPYKDELCKYLKDTWQGMFNLEYDILLYDITSTYFEGLCKQNPKAEFGHSKDRRSDCRQVLIALVVTPEGFPLDYEVLQGNTSEKTTLRPLLNKIETMYGKANRVWLMDRGIPTEATLKFMRKNNISYLVGTPRRQLDDYSSELSQKDWEQVNSSVHVKYIEKEGECYVLARSRDRMQKERAMRKRKLRKYLDGLEKLKGYRNYERFYKRLGALQSQAGKAYRCVELNIPGQKERIEAGEFRYHINRQKYRDMIYRDGKYFLRTNQKGKDGKALWNEYMLQCNVEQSFRELKSDLGIRPVYHHKEERVDAHIFVAFISYCLQVTLRHKLRVSACGLTAQAALETMSRIQMLDVTFETLDGRYLLMERYTEPEADQRLILHHLNMDLPLQKPPKIYSSQVKD from the coding sequence ATGTTTCTGGCCTTTGAGGGGTGTTTCGATTCTGGATTTGGCTTTGGTACAGACCTGCCCTATTGCATAGGTGAATTTCTATGCGATAATTTGGGTATGTATTTGAAAAAGCACAGGCGTAAAAAGAACGGTAAATGCAACACCTATTACAGTATTGCTGAGAAGCGGAAGGTCTCCGGTAATCGGCATGTGGAGAAGGTGGTTCTTTACCTTGGTGAGATCAGCGACTCTCAAAAGAAGGCCTGGCAGAGATCAATTGAGATAATCAACGAAGATAACAAACCTGTACACAAAACCCTTTTTGCTTTTGATCAGGACAACCAGAGCTGTCACGATGTTGATACGATACCGGTTAACATCTCAAAGATGAGACTGGAACGACCGCGTAGGTTTGGCGATTGCTGGCTGGCTTCTGAGATGTGGGATCAGCTTGGTTTTGACCGCTTCTGGTCAGAGCGGATTGATACAGACAGATCGCCGGTCGCATTCTCAAAAGTCCTCAAGTTGCTTACGGTGAGCAGGCTGATAAAACCTTCTGCCGAATACTTTGTCCATCAGCACTGGTTCAGCCAGAGTGCTATGGACGCCATCCTTGATTGTGATTTTGAGATTGCCGAGAAAAACAGGCTCTACCGTTGTCTTGACCGTATCCTTCCATACAAAGACGAACTTTGCAAATACCTTAAAGACACCTGGCAAGGAATGTTCAACCTTGAGTACGACATCCTGCTCTATGATATCACCAGCACGTATTTCGAGGGGCTATGCAAGCAGAATCCCAAGGCAGAATTCGGCCACAGCAAAGACAGACGCAGTGATTGCAGACAGGTGCTGATAGCCCTTGTTGTTACGCCGGAGGGCTTTCCTCTTGACTATGAAGTACTTCAGGGAAATACATCTGAAAAGACGACATTAAGACCCCTGCTCAACAAGATAGAAACAATGTACGGCAAGGCCAACAGGGTCTGGCTGATGGACAGGGGCATACCAACGGAAGCTACGCTCAAGTTCATGCGTAAGAACAATATAAGCTATCTTGTTGGCACACCCCGCAGACAGCTCGATGATTATAGCAGTGAACTTTCTCAAAAGGACTGGGAGCAGGTAAACAGCAGTGTTCATGTGAAATACATCGAAAAAGAGGGCGAATGCTATGTCCTTGCCAGGAGCAGGGATCGTATGCAAAAGGAGAGGGCCATGCGTAAAAGAAAACTGCGTAAATATCTTGACGGACTTGAAAAACTCAAGGGATATCGCAATTATGAACGTTTTTATAAACGCCTTGGGGCTTTGCAATCGCAGGCCGGTAAAGCTTATAGATGTGTGGAGCTCAATATTCCGGGGCAAAAGGAGCGGATTGAAGCCGGCGAATTCAGGTATCACATAAACCGGCAGAAATACCGTGATATGATCTATCGTGACGGCAAGTACTTTTTGCGGACCAATCAGAAGGGCAAGGATGGTAAGGCACTCTGGAATGAGTATATGCTGCAGTGCAACGTTGAGCAGTCTTTCAGAGAACTCAAGAGTGATCTTGGCATTCGCCCTGTATATCACCATAAAGAAGAGCGTGTTGATGCCCATATCTTTGTGGCGTTTATAAGTTATTGCCTGCAGGTGACATTGCGGCATAAGCTGCGGGTGAGTGCCTGCGGCCTGACCGCACAGGCTGCCCTGGAAACGATGAGCCGTATCCAGATGCTTGATGTGACATTTGAAACACTTGACGGTCGGTACCTCTTGATGGAGAGGTACACCGAGCCCGAGGCAGATCAGCGTCTGATACTGCACCACCTGAACATGGATCTGCCGCTGCAGAAGCCACCCAAAATATACAGCAGCCAGGTCAAAGATTAA
- a CDS encoding helix-turn-helix domain-containing protein gives MQIVEEMQRQHISKTSMAQRMHTSRSALNRLLDPNCESITLQTLDKAAQCLGRQLRVTLA, from the coding sequence ATGCAGATTGTCGAAGAAATGCAAAGGCAACACATATCAAAGACCAGCATGGCTCAGCGGATGCATACTTCACGCAGCGCATTAAATCGTCTGCTTGACCCTAATTGTGAATCTATAACTTTGCAGACTCTCGATAAGGCTGCTCAATGTCTTGGCAGACAGCTTAGGGTTACATTGGCTTAG
- a CDS encoding type II toxin-antitoxin system RelE/ParE family toxin, whose translation MFIVDSSKRSLAVFFTHSVSPSGAPRFSEFSISATSFSAYQLHGFIKKQQKTPAADMDIARRRKKEIQKALSKGK comes from the coding sequence TTGTTTATTGTTGATTCGAGCAAAAGGTCTTTGGCGGTTTTCTTTACCCATTCTGTTTCACCAAGCGGTGCACCGCGTTTTAGTGAGTTTTCGATCAGTGCGACATCTTTTTCAGCATATCAGCTTCATGGATTTATTAAGAAACAGCAGAAAACACCGGCGGCTGATATGGATATTGCTCGCAGACGGAAAAAAGAAATCCAAAAAGCACTCAGCAAAGGAAAATAA
- a CDS encoding response regulator transcription factor: protein MENKCIVLADKHQNILEGLHGLLESVFASVVMIADQPSLVEALNKIHPQFAIIDLPLLGHVELDTACKLHKRFPDIKIFILSDYDEP from the coding sequence ATGGAAAATAAATGTATTGTTCTTGCCGATAAACATCAGAACATCCTTGAAGGCCTTCACGGACTGCTCGAAAGCGTATTTGCCAGCGTGGTGATGATCGCCGATCAGCCGTCATTGGTCGAAGCTTTAAATAAGATTCATCCGCAATTTGCCATTATTGATTTGCCCTTACTGGGTCATGTCGAATTAGATACAGCCTGCAAACTCCACAAACGTTTTCCTGATATAAAAATTTTCATTCTGAGCGATTACGATGAGCCCTGA
- a CDS encoding outer membrane protein, which yields MRKVSRYSTVFLFVMMISISAYSESQPQTTDDWEIRLMPYFWMPSLDAEGTVGGPLGGSLSGNIDLSFGDVLDYLNFTAMGRMEAWNGKWGLTFDGIFMNLGADGSFQGRRGFVDFSLDADIRLGMADFGLTYRLFEERFGNDNLQRFVFEPYGGLRYSYLKEEIDLNINIAGVGSAGQTLGTSEDWVEPFIGGRVIWDLNDTWSLNVRGDAGGFGIGSASDLTWQILGGVDCKLSKNTTLNMGYRYVELDYSHGSGSDELGIDLRAQGPYLGLTILF from the coding sequence ATGAGAAAAGTATCCAGATATTCAACTGTGTTTCTGTTTGTGATGATGATTTCCATCTCAGCTTACTCTGAGAGCCAACCACAGACGACAGACGATTGGGAGATTCGGTTAATGCCGTATTTCTGGATGCCTTCGCTGGATGCAGAAGGAACTGTCGGCGGGCCTTTAGGCGGAAGCCTTTCAGGTAATATCGATTTGAGTTTTGGCGATGTTCTGGATTATCTTAATTTTACAGCCATGGGACGTATGGAGGCATGGAACGGAAAGTGGGGACTGACCTTTGACGGGATTTTTATGAATTTGGGTGCAGACGGAAGTTTTCAAGGTCGCAGAGGATTTGTTGATTTCAGTTTGGATGCGGATATCCGGCTGGGCATGGCGGATTTCGGATTAACCTACCGTCTCTTTGAAGAGCGATTTGGCAATGATAACCTGCAACGTTTTGTGTTTGAGCCATACGGGGGCCTTCGATATTCCTATCTGAAAGAGGAAATTGATTTGAATATCAACATTGCCGGAGTCGGTTCTGCCGGACAAACACTGGGTACCTCTGAGGATTGGGTGGAGCCGTTTATCGGAGGTCGAGTCATTTGGGATTTGAATGACACATGGTCGCTTAATGTAAGAGGTGACGCCGGCGGATTTGGAATCGGCAGCGCATCGGATCTGACCTGGCAGATACTTGGAGGCGTGGATTGTAAATTATCAAAAAATACGACCCTTAATATGGGCTATCGTTATGTAGAACTCGACTACAGCCACGGCAGCGGTTCCGATGAACTTGGAATTGATTTACGGGCACAAGGTCCATATCTGGGCCTGACGATTTTGTTTTGA
- a CDS encoding DUF1254 domain-containing protein has protein sequence MKTSLIKRLVCTVALLLCLSFVGAYAQTAAGVSVQEARAIAKDAYVYGFPLVDGYRILHAYFVDRDNPEYKAPWNQIKNIPRVYTPDDKAVQTPNSDTPYSFLGMDLRAEPIVLTVPPIEKGRYFSIQLVDLYTHNFDYIGSRATGNGGGSFLIAGPGWNGEVPAGVTKVMRSETEQALAIYRTQLFNPGDLDKVKAIQTGYKAQPLSTFLGQSGPKTAPAIDFIKPLTPETQKTSPEFFNVLNFVLKFCPTVPSEKELMARFAGIGIGAGKSIDTSKLSPEIKEAIEQGMADAWTEMAKLKKRFDAGEVKSGDVFGTREYLKNNYLYRMTAAALGIYGNSKQEAMYPLYAVDADGQKLDGAKSRYTLRFAPGQLPPVSAFWSLTMYQLPESLLVANPIDRYLLNSPMLPQFKKDADGGLTLLIQNESPGVDKESNWLPAPKGPFFMAMRLYWPAEAALDGTWKAPALNKVK, from the coding sequence ATGAAAACATCATTAATCAAGAGACTTGTTTGTACGGTTGCATTGCTTTTGTGCTTGTCGTTTGTGGGAGCCTATGCCCAGACTGCGGCTGGGGTTTCCGTTCAGGAAGCGCGTGCCATTGCCAAGGATGCCTACGTTTACGGCTTCCCGCTGGTTGACGGCTACCGCATCCTGCACGCCTACTTCGTGGACCGCGACAATCCCGAATACAAGGCGCCCTGGAACCAGATCAAGAACATCCCCCGCGTCTATACGCCCGACGACAAGGCGGTGCAGACGCCCAACTCGGACACGCCCTATTCCTTCCTGGGCATGGACCTGCGAGCCGAGCCCATCGTACTCACCGTGCCACCGATCGAGAAGGGCCGCTACTTCAGCATCCAGCTCGTGGACCTTTACACCCACAACTTCGACTACATCGGCAGTCGAGCCACGGGCAACGGTGGAGGCAGCTTCCTCATCGCCGGGCCGGGCTGGAATGGCGAGGTGCCCGCGGGAGTGACAAAGGTGATGCGCTCGGAGACCGAGCAGGCGCTGGCCATCTATCGCACCCAGCTTTTCAACCCGGGCGACCTCGACAAGGTGAAGGCGATCCAGACGGGCTACAAGGCGCAGCCACTTTCGACATTCCTCGGCCAGTCCGGGCCCAAGACGGCGCCGGCGATCGATTTCATCAAGCCGCTCACACCGGAGACGCAGAAGACCTCGCCGGAGTTCTTCAATGTGCTGAACTTCGTGCTGAAGTTCTGCCCGACAGTTCCATCCGAAAAGGAGCTCATGGCGCGTTTCGCCGGGATTGGCATCGGTGCGGGCAAGAGCATCGATACGAGCAAGCTCTCCCCCGAGATCAAGGAGGCCATCGAGCAAGGAATGGCCGACGCCTGGACCGAGATGGCGAAACTGAAGAAGCGATTCGATGCGGGGGAAGTGAAATCCGGCGACGTGTTCGGGACGCGGGAGTACTTGAAGAACAATTATCTCTATCGCATGACGGCCGCCGCACTCGGTATCTACGGCAATTCGAAGCAGGAAGCGATGTATCCCCTGTATGCGGTCGACGCCGACGGCCAGAAGCTGGACGGCGCCAAGAGCCGTTACACGCTACGCTTCGCGCCGGGTCAGTTGCCGCCCGTCAGCGCATTCTGGTCGCTCACCATGTATCAGCTGCCGGAGAGCCTGCTGGTGGCCAATCCCATCGACCGCTATTTGCTGAACTCACCAATGTTGCCGCAGTTCAAGAAAGATGCCGACGGCGGACTGACCTTGCTCATCCAGAATGAATCCCCTGGCGTGGACAAGGAATCCAACTGGCTGCCCGCGCCCAAGGGCCCGTTCTTCATGGCCATGCGACTCTACTGGCCGGCAGAAGCAGCGCTCGACGGCACATGGAAAGCCCCCGCACTGAACAAGGTGAAATAG
- a CDS encoding DUF1254 domain-containing protein, with protein MQKGKFMKPNITILTLTAALVVSSAHAQSNPAREAAKTKAASIPDKVQTVAGELEFLDGVPIGKTNDRVYDYLTRARALSVYLDNIGAVSIYCVLAGMAEQGADAPNKVALWRKLMDSRTPVITSNTSTMYAYAPTDLANDGPTVIEIPPGMLGFLNDAWQRYVGDMGMAGSDRGQGGKYLVIPPGYEGVIPDGYFLLEPPTNRNFLFLRGSIKDGLEAAVENFQKGLKIYPLKDAANPAPTELVNMSGRAFSTIFPSNLKYYEILNDIVQHEPVDAVNPEVRGYMASIGIVKGKPFNPDERMKMLLEEAAVLGNAAGRSITYDPRIDGVKIYPDSKSNWVMAYANKNTSFEADGIMNLDARVLFYYNAGGVTPAMALTRPGAGSDYALAVLDNNDQPFDGSKTYKLHLPPNVPVNNFWAVTMYDTQTRCQLQTSQLFPTKGSLTEGVQKNEDGSYDLYFGPKAPEGKEGNWLETIPGKSWFCILRMYGPLEPWINKTWRPSEIELVK; from the coding sequence ATGCAGAAAGGAAAATTCATGAAACCAAACATTACCATACTGACTCTCACGGCCGCGCTGGTCGTATCGAGTGCCCACGCACAGTCCAACCCTGCCCGTGAAGCGGCGAAAACGAAGGCGGCTTCGATTCCGGACAAGGTCCAGACCGTGGCCGGCGAACTCGAATTTTTGGATGGTGTCCCCATCGGGAAAACCAACGACCGCGTCTATGACTACCTGACTCGTGCGCGGGCGCTCTCGGTTTACCTCGACAACATCGGTGCGGTATCCATCTACTGCGTCCTTGCGGGCATGGCCGAACAGGGTGCCGATGCGCCGAACAAGGTCGCCCTCTGGAGAAAACTGATGGATTCCCGGACGCCGGTCATCACCTCCAACACATCGACGATGTATGCCTACGCCCCGACGGATCTGGCTAACGACGGCCCGACGGTCATCGAGATCCCGCCCGGCATGCTCGGCTTCCTCAACGACGCCTGGCAGCGATATGTCGGCGACATGGGGATGGCCGGTTCGGACAGAGGACAGGGAGGGAAGTACCTCGTCATCCCGCCCGGTTACGAGGGTGTGATTCCGGACGGCTACTTCCTGCTGGAGCCGCCAACCAACCGGAATTTCCTTTTCCTGCGCGGATCCATCAAGGACGGCCTGGAAGCGGCGGTCGAAAACTTCCAAAAAGGGCTGAAGATCTATCCGCTCAAGGATGCCGCCAATCCGGCGCCCACCGAGTTGGTCAATATGTCCGGCCGGGCGTTCAGCACCATCTTCCCGAGCAATCTTAAATACTACGAGATCCTGAACGACATCGTGCAGCATGAACCGGTCGATGCGGTCAATCCGGAAGTCCGGGGATACATGGCCTCGATCGGTATCGTCAAAGGCAAGCCCTTCAATCCCGACGAGCGGATGAAAATGCTTCTGGAAGAGGCTGCGGTGCTTGGAAACGCTGCCGGACGCTCCATCACCTACGATCCAAGGATCGACGGCGTCAAGATTTATCCGGATTCGAAGAGCAACTGGGTAATGGCTTACGCCAACAAGAACACCTCTTTCGAAGCGGATGGCATCATGAATCTCGATGCACGGGTGCTCTTCTACTACAACGCCGGAGGCGTCACGCCTGCGATGGCGTTGACCCGCCCGGGTGCCGGTTCGGACTACGCCCTGGCCGTGCTGGACAACAACGACCAGCCTTTCGATGGATCGAAGACCTATAAGCTGCATCTGCCGCCGAACGTGCCGGTCAACAACTTCTGGGCGGTCACGATGTACGACACCCAGACCCGCTGCCAGCTTCAGACCAGCCAACTCTTTCCAACGAAAGGCAGTCTGACCGAGGGGGTGCAGAAAAATGAAGATGGCTCCTACGACCTCTATTTTGGCCCGAAAGCCCCGGAAGGCAAAGAAGGCAACTGGCTGGAAACGATCCCTGGCAAAAGCTGGTTCTGCATTCTGCGCATGTACGGTCCGCTGGAGCCATGGATCAACAAGACCTGGCGTCCCAGCGAGATTGAACTTGTGAAGTAA
- a CDS encoding transposase: protein MPRPKRKIKGGYCYHVLNRANGRLRIFKKRDDFLAFERILCESQERINIKIYGWCIMSNHWHLLLEPCGDGDLSAFMHWLTVTHTMRHHSSHGTSGTGHIYQGSFKSFPVQQNHITRILRYIEANPLKAKMVDDAGDYRWSSFGCHIGRPNPDIPFRVSELPVKLPRNWKYLVHRDMLKKDVALIENSLKRGAPLGETEWVKKTAKGLLLESTINKRGRPFKKD, encoded by the coding sequence ATGCCACGTCCAAAGCGTAAAATCAAAGGCGGTTACTGTTACCATGTACTCAATCGTGCCAACGGCAGGCTGCGTATATTCAAAAAGCGAGATGACTTTCTGGCGTTCGAGCGGATTCTCTGCGAATCGCAGGAGCGGATCAATATAAAAATCTACGGCTGGTGCATTATGAGCAATCACTGGCATCTGCTGCTGGAGCCGTGCGGCGATGGCGATCTCTCAGCGTTCATGCACTGGTTAACCGTTACCCATACCATGCGGCATCATTCTTCACACGGCACCTCCGGCACGGGCCACATTTACCAGGGCTCATTCAAGAGTTTTCCCGTACAACAAAATCATATAACTCGCATCCTGCGATATATCGAGGCAAACCCGCTCAAAGCGAAGATGGTCGATGATGCAGGCGACTACCGCTGGAGCAGTTTCGGCTGCCATATCGGCAGGCCCAATCCAGATATTCCATTCAGAGTGAGCGAATTGCCGGTTAAGCTGCCGCGAAACTGGAAATATCTTGTCCACCGTGATATGCTGAAAAAGGATGTCGCACTGATCGAAAACTCACTAAAACGCGGTGCACCGCTTGGTGAAACAGAATGGGTAAAGAAAACCGCCAAAGGCCTTTTGCTCGAATCAACAATAAACAAACGGGGCAGGCCGTTTAAAAAGGACTAA